DNA sequence from the Sulfurimonas sediminis genome:
TGGGCACCGTGCTCTTTCTATCTTTACAAGAAAAAAAATGAAACAAAGATGTATATGGGATTTTTGGGTGTTGAAAACTGGATAAATACACTCGACATACAAGACGAAGAATCTATACGTCCGTTAAAAGAAGCCCAGGGGATGATTGTCAAAATTTTAAAAGAAATGACAGAATAATTATTACAACGAAAGGTATTTTATGAATTTAAAAAGTTTTTTACTAGACTACGGAGAAAGAGTTCCGGGTTATGATGTAACCGTCATTAACGAGCGTGAGGCAAGAGCTGCCGCTGGTATACTTGGCTTGCTGGGAATGCTTGTAATTTTTATAGGAATAGGATTTGGACATGTCATCGTAGCAAGAGTCTACTTGACATTTTTATTTATTGACTTTACAGCAAGAATGATTTCTCCCAAATACTCGCCCTCTTTACTGCTGGGTAAACTGGCTGTACAAAATCAAAAACCGGAATATGTAGGCGGACTCCAAAAACGCTTTGCCTGGACTCTTGGCTGGCTCATATCGTTGCCTATGATGCAATGGTTTGTACTCAACTGGGATATTACTTTTTACAAAGTGCTCATCTGCGTACTGTGTCTTGCATTAATGTTTCTCGAAAGTGCTTTTTCGATATGTGTAGGCTGTATGATTTACAAATTTATAACAAGAAAAAGTCCAACACTCTGCCCGGGCGGAACCTGTGAAATGCGAATAAAAGAGCCTATACAAAGATTTAATCCTATACAAAAAGCAGTAGCAGGTATAACTATTATTGCCCTTATCAGCGGTATTTATCTTGCTTTGGCAAAATTAGAACCAAAGACATTTTTCGGTGCGTTTCTTCATGAAGCCGTCTTAACAAAACAACAGCTCCAAAAAGAAGAAGAATTAAAGTATCAAAAAGCAATGGAAAAAGAATTTGGAGATGATGATTTTTAAATATTATTTATAATATTTAATGACACCATCCATTTTTGAACCCATATTGAGCAGTATCATATCAGCTATAACCAAAGCGGCCATTGATTCACATACAACAGTACCGCGAATAGCAACACAGGGATCATGCCTGCCTTTGAGTGAAAAATCAACTTCCTCATTTGCCGTTGTAACAGTATGCTGCTCTTTGAAAATAGATGGCGTAGGTTTAAAATAGACATTAAGCACTATATCTTCCCCGTTACTGATACCACCGAGTATTCCACCCGAATGATTGGATTCAAATCCGTTTGCACGTATCTGATCATTGTTTTGAGAACCGTGTACCTTGGCACTCAATACCCCATCCCCAATCTCAACAGCTTTTACAGCATTGATACCCATCATAGCATCAGCTAAAACAGCGTCTAGTTTATAGTAAAGAGGCTGTCCCAAACCTACGGGTGTGCCTTTGATGACAACACGCGAAACACCACCGACAGAATCATGCGCCTCTTTTGCTTTGAGTATTGCTGCTTTTTGTGCTTCTTCTTTATTGACATCAAGTGCATAAATTACACTTTTCTTCGCACCTTCATAATTAAAATCTTCTGCCTGTATGCCTGCAACTTCACTGATACCGCTAAGCACTGTAATGCCAAGTTCTTGAAGCATTAGCTTTGCAATAGCCCCTGCTGCTACTCTTGCAGCAGTTTCTCTCGCAGAGCTGCGCCCTCCGCCTCTGTAGTCTCGTATACCATATTTGTGAAAATAGGTAAAATCTGCATGTCCGGGACGAAACACATCTTTGATATTTGTATAGTCTTTGGATTTTTGGTTTGTATTGTAGATAACCATTGCAATTGGAGTACCTGTACTTTTCCCCTCAAACACACCGCTTAAGATTTCAACCTTATCTGCTTCTTTTCTGGCGGTTTCAAATTTACTCTTTCCGGGTTTTCTTCTGTCAAGTTCACTTTGAATATATTCTTCATCAATATTCAAGCCCGCGGGAACACCATCCAAAAGACAACCTAATGCTTTTCCATGAGACTCTCCAAATGTTGAAAATCGTAATTTCATTCCAAAACTGTTCACTTTTTTTCCTTATTTAGCATATCTACAGCAACTCTCGCAGCCTCTTGTTGCGCAATTTTTTTACTCTTTCCCTTTGCTCTGGCATA
Encoded proteins:
- a CDS encoding DUF4395 domain-containing protein; protein product: MNLKSFLLDYGERVPGYDVTVINEREARAAAGILGLLGMLVIFIGIGFGHVIVARVYLTFLFIDFTARMISPKYSPSLLLGKLAVQNQKPEYVGGLQKRFAWTLGWLISLPMMQWFVLNWDITFYKVLICVLCLALMFLESAFSICVGCMIYKFITRKSPTLCPGGTCEMRIKEPIQRFNPIQKAVAGITIIALISGIYLALAKLEPKTFFGAFLHEAVLTKQQLQKEEELKYQKAMEKEFGDDDF
- the aroC gene encoding chorismate synthase — encoded protein: MNSFGMKLRFSTFGESHGKALGCLLDGVPAGLNIDEEYIQSELDRRKPGKSKFETARKEADKVEILSGVFEGKSTGTPIAMVIYNTNQKSKDYTNIKDVFRPGHADFTYFHKYGIRDYRGGGRSSARETAARVAAGAIAKLMLQELGITVLSGISEVAGIQAEDFNYEGAKKSVIYALDVNKEEAQKAAILKAKEAHDSVGGVSRVVIKGTPVGLGQPLYYKLDAVLADAMMGINAVKAVEIGDGVLSAKVHGSQNNDQIRANGFESNHSGGILGGISNGEDIVLNVYFKPTPSIFKEQHTVTTANEEVDFSLKGRHDPCVAIRGTVVCESMAALVIADMILLNMGSKMDGVIKYYK